A genomic segment from Luteolibacter ambystomatis encodes:
- a CDS encoding ThuA domain-containing protein, translating to MSMLITRNALATVATAAAFVLSASAGLAADAKPLKVLLITGGCCHSYATQKDILKKGIEERINATVEQIHVDDKGTKPQLPIFGNPDYAKGYDLVIHDECAADISDLETIKGVLKPHTDGIPGVVLHCAMHSYRQKDFAQPVTKSEDRTIWFDFLGLQSTGHGAQKPIEIKFDTTAKSPITTGLADWTTGNEELYNNITILPTATKLATGKQGNDEKMVVWTNLYTDKKVRVFGTTLGHNDATVQDPKYLDLIAKGVLWATNKIDANGRPVTGYGRVSK from the coding sequence ATGTCTATGCTCATTACCCGCAACGCACTTGCCACGGTCGCCACAGCCGCGGCTTTCGTCCTCTCCGCCTCGGCCGGTCTCGCCGCCGATGCGAAGCCGCTGAAAGTCCTCCTCATCACCGGCGGTTGCTGCCACAGCTACGCCACCCAGAAGGACATCCTGAAGAAAGGCATCGAGGAGCGCATCAATGCCACCGTGGAACAGATCCATGTGGACGACAAGGGCACCAAGCCCCAGCTCCCGATCTTCGGCAATCCGGACTATGCGAAAGGCTACGACCTCGTCATCCACGATGAGTGCGCCGCCGACATCTCCGATCTGGAAACCATCAAGGGCGTGCTGAAGCCGCACACCGATGGCATCCCGGGCGTGGTCCTGCACTGCGCGATGCACAGCTACCGCCAGAAGGATTTCGCCCAGCCGGTCACCAAATCCGAGGACCGCACGATCTGGTTCGACTTCCTCGGCCTCCAGTCCACCGGCCACGGCGCGCAGAAGCCGATCGAGATCAAGTTCGACACCACCGCGAAGAGCCCGATCACCACGGGCCTGGCCGACTGGACCACCGGCAACGAGGAACTGTATAACAACATCACCATCCTTCCGACGGCCACCAAGCTCGCCACCGGCAAGCAGGGCAATGACGAGAAGATGGTGGTCTGGACGAACCTCTACACCGACAAGAAGGTGCGTGTGTTCGGCACCACGCTGGGTCACAACGACGCCACCGTGCAGGATCCGAAGTACCTCGACCTCATCGCGAAGGGCGTGCTCTGGGCCACGAACAAGATCGACGCCAACGGTCGTCCGGTCACCGGCTACGGCCGCGTGAGCAAGTAA